Proteins from a genomic interval of Salvelinus alpinus chromosome 7, SLU_Salpinus.1, whole genome shotgun sequence:
- the LOC139581847 gene encoding S-antigen protein-like, translated as MVYVEREDRVYVEGEARLYVEGEDRLYVEGEDMVYMEREDRVYVEREDRVYVEREDRVYVEREDRVYVEREDRVYVEGEDRLYVEGEDRVYVEGEDMVYMEREDRVYVEREDRVYVEGGARLYVEGEDRLYVEGEDMVYMEREDRVYVEREDRVYVEREDRVYVEREDRVYVEREDRVYVEGEDRLYVEGEDRVYVEGEDRVYVEREDRVYVEREDMVYVEREDRVYVEGEDRFYVEGEDRVYVEGEDRVYVEREDRVYVEWEDRVYVEREDRVYVEREDRVYVEREDRVYVERDYRVYVEWEDRVYVEREDRVYVEREDRVYVERDYRVYVEREDRVYVEREDRVYVEREDRVYVEREDMVYMEREDRVYVEGEDRV; from the coding sequence ATGGTATATGTGGAGCGGGAGGACAGGGTATATGTGGAGGGGGAGGCCAGGTTATATGTGGAGGGGGAGGACAGGTTATATGTGGAGGGGGAGGACATGGTATATATGGAGCGGGAGGACAGGGTATATGTGGAGCGGGAGGACAGGGTATATGTGGAGCGGGAGGACAGGGTATATGTGGAGCGGGAGGACAGGGTATATGTGGAGCGGGAGGACAGGGTATATGTGGAGGGGGAGGACAGGTTATATgtggagggggaggacagggtaTATGTGGAGGGGGAGGACATGGTATATATGGAGCGGGAGGACAGGGTATATGTGGAGCGGGAGGACAGGGTATATGTGGAGGGGGGGGCCAGGTTATATGTGGAGGGGGAGGACAGGTTATATGTGGAGGGGGAGGACATGGTATATATGGAGCGGGAGGACAGGGTATATGTGGAGCGGGAGGACAGGGTATATGTGGAGCGGGAGGACAGGGTATATGTGGAGCGGGAGGACAGGGTATATGTGGAGCGGGAGGACAGGGTATATGTGGAGGGGGAGGACAGGTTATATgtggagggggaggacagggtatatgtggagggggaggacagggtaTATGTGGAGCGGGAGGACAGGGTATATGTGGAGCGGGAGGACATGGTATATGTGGAGCGGGAGGACAGGGTATATGTGGAGGGGGAGGACAGGTTTTATgtggagggggaggacagggtatatgtggagggggaggacagggtaTATGTGGAGCGGGAGGACAGGGTATATGTGGAGTGGGAGGACAGGGTATATGTGGAGCGGGAGGACAGGGTATATGTGGAGCGGGAGGACAGGGTATATGTGGAGCGGGAGGACAGGGTATATGTGGAGAGGGACTACAGGGTATATGTGGAATGGGAGGACAGGGTATATGTAGAGCGGGAGGACAGGGTATATGTGGAGCGGGAGGACAGGGTATATGTGGAGAGGGACTACAGGGTATATGTGGAACGGGAGGACAGGGTATATGTGGAGCGGGAGGACAGGGTATATGTGGAGCGGGAGGACAGGGTATATGTGGAGCGGGAGGACATGGTATATATGGAGCGGGAGGACAGGGTATATgtggagggggaggacagggtaTAA